A genomic window from Triticum urartu cultivar G1812 chromosome 7, Tu2.1, whole genome shotgun sequence includes:
- the LOC125518973 gene encoding cyclin-dependent kinase F-1: MAIGGGGGGGSWSIHGRPDVTSRYDVLGRAGSGAYADVYRGRRRSDGAPVALKEVHDAVSAQREADALLAAASESSPHVITLLDHFPGGDHDDDVLVLEWLPLDLAAVVREGRRAGGLPAGQLKRWMLQVIEGVAACHRAVLVHRDLKPGNLLISEDGVLKVADFGQARILQEQASDETEIPAAQEPETLTAADYLHEIDQLRAKSTYGDVDRMSLQDGNTSCLATCSTADIDDDPFRASYSYDAEEDIGDEESGAFTSCVGTRWFRAPELLYGSTSYGQEIDLWSLGCILAELLSLEPIFPGQSDIDQIGRIIGVLGNITEESFPGCSNLPDYNKIFFSKVEKPTGLKASLPNRSASEVSIVKRLLCYDPAKRASASDLLNDPYFTEEPLPVPTEALQVPASKGEDDDSSAEEWGNYRDGNSDSDIDEAGPPLSLPAPAPPPLCPRRRRNSRAAAATAACHAASLSPALHASAAPGSAACAAVACRCDLVASPRFSAASAAAPRHRQPSSEPLLPSTVAVRFSYPNR, from the exons ATGGcgatcggcggcggcggcggaggcgggagCTGGAGCATCCACGGCCGCCCGGACGTCACCTCCCGCTACGATGTCCTCGGACGCGCTGGCTCTGGCGCCTACGCCGACGTCTACCGCGGCCGTCGCCGCTCCGACGGCGCACCGGTTGCCCTCAAGGAGGTCCACGACGCTGTCAGCGCCCAGCGCGAGGCCGACgccctcctcgccgccgcctctGAGTCCTCCCCTCATGTCATCACGCTCCTCGACCACTTCCCCGGCGGCGACCACGACGACGACGTCCTCGTCCTCGAGTGGCTCCCGCTCGACCTCGCCGCCGTCGTGCGCGAAGGGAGGCGCGCGGGCGGCCTCCCTGCCGGCCAGCTCAAGCGATGGATGCTGCAGGTCATCGAAGGCGTCGCCGCCTGCCACCGCGCCGTCCTCGTGCACCGCGACCTCAAGCCCGGAAACCTGCTCATCTCCGAGGACGGAGTCCTCAAGGTCGCCGACTTTGGTCAG GCCAGGATTCTTCAAGAACAGGCATCTGATGAAACGGAAATTCCTGCTGCTCAGGAGCCAGAGACACTCACTGCAGCCGACTACCTACATGAGATTGACCAACTCCGGGCCAAGTCCACTTATGGAGATGTGGACAGAATGAGCCTTCAGGATGGAAACACCTCCTGTCTTGCCACCTGCAGCACAGCTGACATTGACGATGATCCTTTTAGAGCCTCATATTCGTATGATGCTGAAGAAGACATCGGGGATGAAGAGTCTGGTGCCTTCACTTCTTGTGTTGGAACACGGTGGTTTAGAGCTCCTGAGCTCCTATATGGGTCAACCAGCTACGGCCAAGAGATCGACCTGTGGTCACTAGGATGCATTTTGGCTGAGCTTCTCAGTTTAGAGCCCATATTCCCAGGCCAATCTGATATTGACCAGATTGGTAGAATCATCGGAGTCCTGGGCAATATCACAGAAGAGTCCTTTCCTGGCTGTTCAAATTTACCGGATTACAACAAGATCTTCTTCAGCAAGGTTGAGAAGCCTACGGGCCTCAAAGCATCACTTCCTAACAGATCTGCCTCTGAGGTTAGCATAGTAAAGCGGCTACTTTGCTATGACCCAGCAAAGAGGGCTAGTGCTTCCGACTTGCTGAATGATCCGTACTTCACTGAAGAACCCTTACCTGTACCTACCGAGGCGCTACAAGTCCCAGCATCAAAGGGCGAGGATGACGACAGCTCTGCGGAAGAATGGGGTAATTACAGGGACGGCAATTCGGATTCGGACATTGACGAA GCCGGACCCCCTCTGTCTCTCCCCGCACCTGCCCCGCCGCCACtttgcccgcgccgccgccgcaactcgcgcgccgccgccgccacagccGCCTGCCACGCCGCGTCGCTGTCGCCCGCACTGCACGCCTCCGCCGCGCCTGGAtccgccgcctgcgccgccgtTGCCTGCCGCTGCGACCTCGTCGCCTCGCCGCGCTTCTCCGCCGCCAgtgccgccgccccgcgccaccgccAACCGTCGTCGGAGCCGCTGCTGCCGTCGACCGTCGCCGTTCGGTTTTCCTACCCGAACCGCTGA